One window from the genome of Nicotiana tomentosiformis chromosome 5, ASM39032v3, whole genome shotgun sequence encodes:
- the LOC138892325 gene encoding uncharacterized protein — translation MKAFIIKRYERLDAQGEAIKELGTGLRNMEMQVGKIATILSERVLGTLPADTEKNPKEIVNVVTLRSGQVLKDPIQIQKEVILEKESGEQLKNDVDKKKKGPMKTKKKKYEEKSRREKPEKSEHMSALPFPQKLCREMLGKQFERFLDVLKQVHVNLPFIEVLSQMPAYAKKLEKEIEEIRSAPISLQLADQMTITLEGIVEDMLVWVDKFVFPVDFIVVNMEENKEVSLIIGRPFLATGKSILDIHERKLTLIVGEETLNFEMNVAKGAQKEKSATSVEWKFNPE, via the exons ATGAAGGCTTTCATTATCAAGAGATATGAGAGGCTGGATGCTCAGGGAGAagctatcaaagaattgggcacTGGTTTGCGAAACATGGAGATGCAAGTGGGAaagattgcaacaatattatctgagagggttTTAGGCACTCTCCCCGCTGACACTGAAAAAAATCCCAAAGAAATAGTGAATGTTGTAactttgagaagtgggcaagtgttgaaagatcccatcCAGATCCAAAAAGAGgtgatacttgaaaaagaaagtggggaacaactgaagaatgatgttgataaaaagaagaaaggcCCGATGAAAACTAAGAAGAAGAAGTATGAAGAAAAGTCGAGAAGGGAGAAACCTGAGAAGAGCGAGCATATGtctgctttaccttttccccaaaagctatgTAGAGAAATGCTGGgcaagcaatttgagagatttctggatgtgctgaaacaggttcatgtaaacttaccatttatagaagtgctctcacaaatgcctgcttatgccaa gaaactggagaaggagattgaagagataaggtctgcaccaatatctttgcagctggcagaccaaatgaCTATAACactcgaggggatagtggaagatatgttagtttgggtggataagtttgtatttcctgtagactttatagtggtaaatatggaggagaacaaggaggtttCCCTCATcataggaagaccattcttagcgacgggtaaatctatattagatatacacgagagaaaactcACGCTTATAGTGGGTGAGGAGACTTTgaattttgagatgaatgtagcaaaaggggcacaaaaagaaaaatcagctactagtgttgagtggaaa ttcaatcctgagtga